The Pelagibius sp. CAU 1746 genomic sequence CTATGAGTCCCTCGGCTTCGAGGCGACTCACGAAGGCTTCAAGCTGGTTTTTTGAGGAAGCGGGCTCAGCCGCCGGTGACGCTCATGTGGCGCGAGACGGCCGGCTGCTTGCGGCGGCGGTCGATGATGAAGTCGTGGCCCTTGGGCTTGCGGCCGATGGCCTCCATGATCGCCTGTTCCAGCGGCCCGTCGTCTTCGGCCATGCGCAGAGGTTCGCGCAGATCGGCTGCGTCCTCCTGGCCCAGACACATGTAGAGCGTGCCGGTGCAGGTGAGGCGCACGCGATTGCAGCTTTCACAGAAATTATGGGTCATCGGCGTGATGAATCCCAGCCGCCCGCCGGTCTCCTTCACGCGGCAGTAGCGCGCCGGGCCGCCGGTGCGGTAGTCGATCTCCTCCAGCGTCCACTTCTCCGCCAGTTGCGCGCGGAGCATGGAGAGCGGCCAGTACTGGTCGATGCGCTGCTCGCCGATATCGCCCATGGGCATGACCTCGATGAAGGTGAGGTCGAAGCCCTCGTCGCCGCACCACTGGACGAGGCGGTCGACCTCGTCGTCGTTGACGTCTTTCAGCGCCACCGCGTTGATCTTTACCGCCAGGCCGGCGTCCTTGGCAGCTTCCAGGCCGGCCATGACCTTGTCCAGCTTGCCCCAACGGGTGATGGCGGCGAACTTGTCGGGATCGAGCGTATCGAGCGAGACGTTGACGCGCCGGACGCCGAGGTCGGCGAGTTCGTGAGCGAAACGGCTGAGCTGACTGCCGTTGGTGGTGAGCGTCAGCTCTTCCAGGGCGCCGCTTTCCAGGTGGCGGGAGAGGGAGTGGAAGAGCTTCATGATGTCGCGCCGTACCAGCGGCTCGCCGCCGGTCATGCGCAGCTTCTTCACGCCCTGGCGCACGAAGGCGCTGCAGACGCGGTCGAGTTCCTCCAGCGTCAGAATCTCCGCCTTCGGCAGGAACGTCATGTCTTCCGCCATGCAGTAGTTGCAGCGGAAGTCGCAGCGGTCCGTCACCGAAATGCGCAGATAGGTGATCGCCCTGCCGTAGGGATCGATCATCTCGGCCATCAGGAGTCTCCCAACCCAATTTCAGCCCCCGTATCGCGGCGGGGCCGTCCGTTCTTGTGCCTAGCTATATAGGATGCCGGCCAGTATAGGAACAGCCCCGGCCCAATTCGCCCCTAACTTTTCTGGGGCCTATGGCGTCGAAAACCCCAGACTTTCCGGGGTTTTGCGGGGGGCGGGGCGCGGCTTTCTCCTGTTGCCGCCGAGACGGCGGCGCACTAGCCTTGCATGCCATGACGGACTCGTCCCAAGGGGTCTCATTTCTGGACCGCCCAGCCGCCCGGCTGGTCGCGGTGGGGGTCGCTTTATCAATGATGGCGGCCCTGGCCTTCATGCACCGCGACGACCTTTTTCCGCCGGAACAGGCGGTTGCCGCTCCCGACGACCCGGTAGCGCTCTGTTTCGCCGAACGGGCGAAGGACATCGACAACATGCTGGCCGAAGGGACCATCAACGCCCAGCAGGCCGGGTTGTTCAAAGGCCGCGCCGAAGCGCTGTGCCAGGCCCAGCTTGGCGGCGGCGGCCCTCCGGCCCCGCCGCAGTAGGCGGGGCCAGGCTGGCCTAGGCTCTAAAGAACGCCTGTCAGGATTGCCAGCCCAAAGAGGCTGAGCATGGCCCCGCCGAGCCGTGTGGCACGAGGGGCGGCCGCACCGGCCAGCTTGCCGAGGGCGTATCCGGCACCGGCACCGGCGGCGTGCAGCAGGGCCGTTGCCGCCAGGAAGCCGAAACCGTAAGCGAGGCCGGAGGCCGCCAGCGGCATCTCGGCCCCGTGGGCGTGGCCGTGGAACACGGCGAAGCCACCGGCCAGGGCCATGGCGAGGGCCAAGGGCACGCCGCTGCCGAAAGCCAGTGCGGCTCCGATCACGATGACCGACAGGGCGATCCCGGCTTCGACGAAGGGAAGGCCGGCGCCGGCAAGGCCGAGAACGCCGCCCAGCGCCATCATGACGACGAAAGCGGCCGGCACCAGCCAGAAGGCGCGCCCGCCGATGACGAAGCCCAGCAGCCCGACACCGACCATGGCGAGGATGTGATCCAGGCCGCCGACCGGGTGCAGGAACCCGTGGGCCAGGCCGGAAGCCGCGCCGATGCCGGTATGGGCCTCCGCTGCCGAAGTGACTAGGAGTGCGATCGTGAAGACAGAAAGAAAGCGCAATTTTTGCTCCTTCCGGGGCCCGCCGCCCCAAGTTGGTTGAACAGGGTGACGGCCGGTCTCCTGGCTTGGAGCTCCTCCGGCGTTCGCCTTCCCGGCGCGCGGCGCCAGTGGCTTGTGGAACGCGGAGATCACACTCCTTACAGTCGCGGGGGCGGCGTCGGCTTCGCACCGACTTCCCGTTTCACTTCCCTTGGCGGGGAAGCACCGTCGCGGACAGCTTGGCGGCAAGCGGAAGAGAAGGCAACAATCGTTTACGTCCGAGGTAGTGGAACCTGCTACTTGCGGGACATTGCAACGGGCCGGTAGATCGCCCCCGGACGGATCAAACTTGTCGCCGATATGCCATCTTCGGGGTTTGACATGCGCAGGCGGTACCCTTTTTCCAGCCAGGACAGAATTTCGCTTCTGTCGCTCAGCCAGACATAATCCGATTCGAAGCGCGTCATCGAAACTGCGTAACGCCCATCATTGTGCAGATGCGGATAGAGGAACTTGCCGCTGTGAGGTCCACGGCTCACGAACGCGAATAGTTCGAAGCTTTTCACTGTCTTTTCCCATTTGCCCGTCAATGACTGGAGTCTCCTGCCAGATTTGATGCACCCGGACGGCACCAGAGGATAGCGGGCCTGAGTACGAGTCGGGCCCATCCGACGCCTATAACCACTAGCTATTGGGGAAGCGATAGGAATCGACTGAAGTGGTAGGATGCCTGCCCATCTCCAGGCGGCCCTCTGAGGGGCGAGGATTGGCGCCGCTGATTTTCGCGTAATAAAAGTGGGCTAGGGCATTATCCGCCGCACGCCGGTGAAGCCCTTGCCGCCGGTTTCTTCCAGCACCCGCTTTTCCAGCGCTTGCAGGCGCTCGATGGCCACCGTCATGGTGAAACCGTTGGCGTGCACGATGTGCTCCGCATCGAGCATGATGGCGACGTGGCCGGGCGAGAAGACGAGGTCGCCGCGCTCCAGCGTCACCTCCTGCGGCAGGCCGTTGAGCGCTTCGCCCGCCGTGGCCGCCTGCTGGTAGGAGTCGCGGCGCAGGTTGACGCCGGCGCAGGCCAGAGAGAGCTGCACCAGGGTCGAGCAGTCGAGGCCGATGGAACTGCGCCCGCCCCAGAGATAGGGCGTGCCGAGGAACTCCAGGGCCGTGGCCACGAAGTCGGGGCTGCTCTCGGTCAGCGGCTGCAGGTGTTTGCTGTAGAGCCAGCCGCCGCCGGCGATCTCGCTGTAGCCGTTCTTCTCGCCGACGACCTGGACGGGACTGGCGATGGAAAGACAGTCCAGCGCCGGCGTTTTCAGGTTCGGCTCGGGATAGAGGAAGCTGCGCAGGGCGCGCAGGCGGTGGGTCGGCTGTTCGACCGCCGGGCCCAGGGCGGCGCTCTCCAGGTAGCCGACGTAGCCGTCGGTCTCGCTCTGCACCCAGGTCCAGCCGCCGGCCTCGTCGAAAACCCGCACACGCTCGCCGAAGAGAAGCTGGGTATCGAGCCCGGAGGACGCATCGGGCGCGCGGCGCAGGTCGACGATGCCGCGAGCGATCCCCGCCGGGCGGCCCTCGACGTAGCGCGGCGCCGCCACCCGGTCCTTCAGGCGGGCGTCGGCAAGGTCGTCGCGAAAGGCGTTCAGACGGGGGTCGAGATCGCTCATGGCAGCCGCAGCTTAGTTCAGCCGGGCGAGTCTAGGCGAGGGGAAGTTAAGCCCTGCTGAAGACGGCGGGCGCGATTAACCCACGAACATCAGGGCCCCTTCAACATCAACGCGACGGCGCTGGCTGCCGCGATGACGAGGACGCCGGTCCGAAAGGCGGCGGGATTGCTGATCCTGAAGAAGCGGGTGGAGAGAAAGTAGCCGAGGAAGAAGCCCGGCAGAAGCGCCACTCCGAGGA encodes the following:
- the moaA gene encoding GTP 3',8-cyclase MoaA → MIDPYGRAITYLRISVTDRCDFRCNYCMAEDMTFLPKAEILTLEELDRVCSAFVRQGVKKLRMTGGEPLVRRDIMKLFHSLSRHLESGALEELTLTTNGSQLSRFAHELADLGVRRVNVSLDTLDPDKFAAITRWGKLDKVMAGLEAAKDAGLAVKINAVALKDVNDDEVDRLVQWCGDEGFDLTFIEVMPMGDIGEQRIDQYWPLSMLRAQLAEKWTLEEIDYRTGGPARYCRVKETGGRLGFITPMTHNFCESCNRVRLTCTGTLYMCLGQEDAADLREPLRMAEDDGPLEQAIMEAIGRKPKGHDFIIDRRRKQPAVSRHMSVTGG
- a CDS encoding HupE/UreJ family protein; the encoded protein is MRFLSVFTIALLVTSAAEAHTGIGAASGLAHGFLHPVGGLDHILAMVGVGLLGFVIGGRAFWLVPAAFVVMMALGGVLGLAGAGLPFVEAGIALSVIVIGAALAFGSGVPLALAMALAGGFAVFHGHAHGAEMPLAASGLAYGFGFLAATALLHAAGAGAGYALGKLAGAAAPRATRLGGAMLSLFGLAILTGVL
- a CDS encoding NlpC/P60 family protein yields the protein MSDLDPRLNAFRDDLADARLKDRVAAPRYVEGRPAGIARGIVDLRRAPDASSGLDTQLLFGERVRVFDEAGGWTWVQSETDGYVGYLESAALGPAVEQPTHRLRALRSFLYPEPNLKTPALDCLSIASPVQVVGEKNGYSEIAGGGWLYSKHLQPLTESSPDFVATALEFLGTPYLWGGRSSIGLDCSTLVQLSLACAGVNLRRDSYQQAATAGEALNGLPQEVTLERGDLVFSPGHVAIMLDAEHIVHANGFTMTVAIERLQALEKRVLEETGGKGFTGVRRIMP